A single genomic interval of Gossypium raimondii isolate GPD5lz chromosome 11, ASM2569854v1, whole genome shotgun sequence harbors:
- the LOC105802235 gene encoding probable indole-3-acetic acid-amido synthetase GH3.1, which yields MFMAVESTLPTPVRTPASDKDAKVLQFIEEMTKNVDSVQERVLREILGRNAETEYLERFSLNGATDRETFKSRIPVVTYEDIQPEIQRIANGDKSPIFSVHPISEFLTSSGTSAGERKLMPTIHEELDRRQLLYSLLMPVMNLYVPGLDKGKGLYFLFVKAETKTPGGLLARPVLTSYYNSDHFKTRPYDPFNVYTSPNEAILCVDSFQSMYAQMLCGLIMRDEVLRVGAVFASGLLRAIHFLQNNWKQLAHDIATGTLNPKITDAPVRECMRKILKPNPELAQLVTMECYEENWECIIKRIWPRTKYLDVIVTGAMAQYIPTLEYYSGGLPMACTMYASSECYFGLNLNPMCKPSEVTYTIMPNMAYFEFLPHGSSTSCLVDLADVEVGKEYELILTTYAGLCRYRVGDILRVTGFHNAAPQFRFIRRKNVLLSIESDKTDEAELQNAIENASLLLKEFNTSVVEYTSYADTKQIPGHYVIYWELLVKDSAIAPTDDVLNRCCLQMEESLNSVYRQSRVADNSIGPLEIRVVENGTFEELMDYAISRGASINQYKVPRCVSFTPIMELLNSRVVSKHFSPDLPHWTPERRR from the exons ATGTTCATGGCTGTTGAATCAACTCTCCCGACTCCAGTCCGAACTCCCGCTTCCGATAAAGATGCGAAAGTTCTTCAATTCATTGAAGAGATGACAAAAAATGTCGATTCAGTTCAAGAAAGGGTTTTACGTGAGATCCTAGGCCGAAATGCCGAGACTGAGTATCTCGAACGGTTCAGCCTCAATGGAGCTACGGACCGGGAAACATTCAAGTCTCGAATCCCTGTTGTCACTTATGAAGATATACAGCCTGAGATTCAACGTATCGCCAATGGTGATAAGTCCCCTATCTTTTCAGTTCATCCCATTTCAGAGTTTCTCACTAG TTCTGGGACTTCAGCTGGAGAAAGGAAGCTGATGCCAACAATTCATGAAGAGTTGGATCGTCGTCAACTCTTGTATAGCCTTCTTATGCCTGTAATGAACCT CTACGTTCCAGGATTGGACAAAGGGAAGGgtctttatttcttgtttgtGAAAGCTGAAACAAAGACTCCTGGAGGGCTTTTGGCACGCCCAGTCCTCACAAGCTACTACAACAGCGACCACTTTAAGACTCGCCCATATGACCCTTTCAATGTTTACACTAGCCCCAACGAAGCCATCCTTTGCGTTGACTCTTTTCAAAGCATGTACGCCCAGATGCTTTGTGGCTTGATCATGAGGGACGAGGTCCTTCGTGTTGGTGCCGTTTTTGCCTCTGGCCTGCTTAGGGCCATTCATTTCCTTCAAAACAACTGGAAACAACTGGCTCATGACATTGCAACGggaaccttaaaccctaaaataaccGATGCTCCGGTTCGAGAATGCATGAGAAAAATCTTGAAACCTAACCCAGAACTTGCCCAGTTGGTTACCATGGAATGTTATGAGGAGAATTGGGAATGTATCATCAAAAGAATTTGGCCCAGAACTAAGTACCTTGATGTTATCGTAACTGGAGCCATGGCTCAATATATCCCCACCCTTGAATATTACAGTGGTGGCTTGCCAATGGCTTGCACGATGTATGCTTCGTCAGAGTGTTATTTCGGTCTCAATCTCAACCCGATGTGCAAACCATCCGAAGTCACATACACTATCATGCCAAACATGGCCTACTTTGAGTTCTTGCCTCATGGATCATCCACTTCGTGCCTAGTTGATCTCGCCGATGTCGAAGTCGGCAAAGAATATGAGCTCATCCTCACCACCTATGCAGGATTGTGCCGCTACAGAGTCGGCGATATCCTTCGAGTCACCGGTTTTCACAACGCGGCCCCACAGTTTCGTTTCATTAGGAGAAAGAACGTTTTGTTGAGCATCGAGTCAGATAAAACGGATGAGGCTGAGTTACAAAACGCCATCGAAAACGCTTCTCTTTTGCTGAAGGAATTCAACACCAGCGTTGTTGAGTACACAAGCTACGCCGACACCAAACAAATACCGGGTCACTACGTTATTTACTGGGAATTACTCGTCAAAGACTCAGCTATTGCACCAACCGATGATGTTTTGAACCGATGCTGCTTACAAATGGAGGAATCCTTGAACTCAGTTTACCGTCAAAGCCGAGTTGCTGACAACTCAATCGGCCCACTCGAGATAAGAGTAGTGGAAAACGGCACGTTTGAGGAGTTAATGGATTATGCAATTTCAAGGGGTGCCTCCATAAATCAATACAAAGTTCCAAGATGTGTAAGCTTCACTCCAATCATGGAACTTCTGAACTCAAGGGTGGTTTCTAAACATTTCAGTCCAGATTTACCACACTGGACCCCAGAACGTCGCCGTTGA